The window TCTTGTACTTGGACATGGGAACAATTAGTCCATAATGGAACTACTGTAAAACCTTAGAGTGCACCTttttcttcatttaaatattttttatTCCTTCCACCTATATTTCATCTTAATGAACATTGCtaaaattttaaaataaaatcaTAAAACTATCAATTGCATTTTATTAACAATGTGGCAATCTCTAAATTTTAAACATACTTCTTGAGATAGTTGCATTTTAGAGCATAGCAGCAGGAAACCAGAAGGTCTATGCaaagacagagaaaaaaaaattggaaGCTAGTGGGAAGAGGAAGATCTGTTAAATGTAGAGGTTTTTTTTTCATGTCCTATGCAGGAGGGTCAAAGTGTCGCAAGAGAATCTCCAGCTATGTGCATGATATTTAAATCTTGGACAGATCTGCATTGCATCAAGCATTAAAAGTTGAGTGGACAAGAAGTGCTTAGAACAGGAAACTGAACACGTTGAAAGTAGTTAACATGAGAAATGGAGGAGATATAGGAGTTCTATTTGAGGTAAGAGACATGAGGCCAAGGGTCGATGAAGGGTCGATCGatccaaaaaatattttaaaaaggatatactggcattggaggcagttcaaaagagattcattaggctgattcctgggatgaaggggttgacttatcaagaatggctaaaacaggttaggcctttattcattagagtttagaagaatgaggggtgaacttattgaaacatacaagattctgagggggcatcacagggtagatgttgagaagatgtttccactagtaggggtgtcttgaactaggggacatagttacagaataaggggacactcatttaaaactgagatgtgaaggaatttcttctctcagagggtagtgaatgtctggaattctctatcccagagagctgtggaggctagatcactgaaagtatttaaagaggaggtagatagatttttgaaatatgggGGAGTTGAGgggtatgaggagctggcacgaaagaggagttgaggtctggggcagatcagccatgatcttattgaatggcgaggcaggcttgacggccgaatggcctactcctgctcctatgtcttatgttATGAAAAGATAATAGCTGTTGGCTGAATGCACAAGAGACATGAAAAAATCCACGGCTCCAAATAATCTATGAAACAACATAATTGTCTCTGTTGACAACCATGCACCACAACAAGATcatcatcaccaccaccaccacgtaAGATGAATATTCAGTGGAATATAATGGCAATTTACCTCAGACCCCATCAGAAGCTTTGGAGACGTAGACGGCAGTGGCAAATATAACAAATTCTTCAAAAGTAAAGTTCACGAGGTTCATAACATGAGCAAGAGAACTAGGGCTAAAATTATTCTGATCTTAGATTGGACCAGAAACTTCAAGGTAATGGATACTTTGAGAGTTGACAGCAACTTCTTAACAGGTTTAAACTTTAATTAAAGTAGATGAACCACTACTCCCGGACTACAGTGCAAATTTCCAAATAAAATCATGCTGCTTTGATTTAATATTGCAGATCAAAGCACAGCAGACCGAAAGCTTGGtcgtagaggtaggttttaaggaggagagagagaggtggagaagtttaaggagggaattccagaacttggggcccaggcagctgaaggcacggccgccaataaaAACCAGGgaggcgcaagaggccagaattggaagagtgcagagatcccagaggattgtagggttggagggGGTTATAGAGggggaggccttggagggatttaaaATACAAGGATTCAATGCAGCCAAAAAAAAAGGGAAGTACTTTAAAAAGATTCATTATCGCTCAGCTAGTGAAGGCCTCACATTAGTTGAGTTGACTGCCTTCTTTCTAAAACATTAAAATACTCTCGACAAAATACATTATATAAACCCTGAGACTTCttcccaattttctcccctcctctcctgaagttgctggctGTCATTGGGAAACGTCCTTGGGCCACCAGTCGTCCTCCAGCACCTGTCACAAGAGGCCATTCTTCATGTACGAACAATGAATAACAGAAGGCTCTTTAACCAGGGAGAGCATCTTATCCaagcctggtccattcctccaataCATACATGCCAGCAGAGGTTGCTGGTGAAGCAGAGCAAGCAAAGACCCTGGATTGTTGCTTTCCCTTCCTTATCATAGGGATATTGATCCCCTTCTACCTCCCAAACACCTGCACCAACGTTCAGGAAGTTTATAGCCAACACAGCACAGGCCAGAAATAAAACGTGGGATCTCCCTGATTGGCGTGGCTCAGTACCACCCTGGCAGTCGCATTTATCCACCATCAACGAACCAGTCTGTACCCATGTACAATGACAAGGGTTGCTGTGCCACATTGTGAGAGGGTTTACCCTTGTAGCGTAAAATGATACATGCTACAGAATTACACACAGGGTAACAGGAACTTACGAGCAAGTTATGATCTGGTGTTGATCCACCACCTTCCGAAACCTCGCATTGGATTAAAGCTTCAAAATAAATGAGCCAGGCCCTCGATCCTGAATACATGTGACCAAGCACAGTCTCAGTGGCAATGCCATGGATGGTAGGGTAGACTGCAGACAAAATCTGGGCTCACACGTGAAGGTACTGAGAGCCACTGGCACCCGAGGAATTGTTCTACAGAAGGATAtgtaccctcccccacccccaaatacCTCATGGAAGGAGAGGAGGGGAAAGGAAcagaaaacaacaacttgcatttatatagcacctttaacatactgaaacatcccaaagcacttcaccggagctttaccaaacaaaatttgagactGATCCATATaagaggatattagctctgaccagAAAAGCTTGGACAatgagataggttttaagcagcatcttaacagaggagagagagggagggagttcagagcttagggcttaaacagctgaaggcacggccaccaatggtggggtgataaAAATTAGGGATCTATTCTCATTGATACTAAGAATGAATGTTCTTTCTAACCTTCTTGGACTCCATCATTTTTAGGCCTGTCACTCTTCCACGTGTGCAGCAGAAACTAAGGCTGTAAGACCACAAGGTAGGGTCAATGTACAATAGTTGTACATATAACAGGCTGTGTACTGCTGAGGGATAGAGGCCAGGAGGTCCCAGGTTCCATTCCCCAGGCTGTGCTTACTTTACCTGATCCCTGCCAAGTCAGCAACTTGGATTGTGCGACTGGTTTTAGTCAGAGCCTACTAGTCACGTCTGTGTGAGACTGCCCAGCTCTTGCAGTCCAGCAGTATATAACCACCTTCTCAGTAATTTCTGTACATTTCACCTTCCATCTCTAATCTTTTACTGTTAATCACCATTTCCCCATACTTCAGTGTGATTATCCCTATCTCTCCCCTTTCCGATCTTCAGTGAGATTATCTCCATCCCTTAATCTCCAATCTTTCCCTATAATTGTCCCGCTCCCTGTCACCCACTCTTCAGTCTGACCATCCTTCTCCCTCTATGCCTTGACCTTCAGTGGGACtatccccatccctccctctccgaCTCATCTCAGGTCCTGACTCTGTTTTCTTGCTCCATCTTTCAGTTGGGCTCCCTTGAGCAACTTCTGTACTAGCTGCGTGATTCCGATCCAGTCGATTATTCTAGTTAGTGCAATGTAGTGAGTAGTTTAAGTTGCTTGGCCTTAAAAGATGCCCAGCTCACTCAGCAGTGAGTGAAACACATGACGGCACTGGCTGAAGCCTGGATTCATAAATCCACCTGtatttcgcccccccccccaccaccccaccccccactgaaatcACTGATTTCAATCGCTGGCAACAGTTTGGCATGCTAAACCAATTCCTTTGTCCTAAATCCCTTTAATTTAAGACAGAACTTGCATTGATAAAGTGGCCTTTGGGTCACCAGGAATTAAAGGACAATGCTGTGAATAGCCTGGGAGAAAAAAAACAGAACAGTTTTAGCAAGATTGTCCATATCTTTCTTCTTAGTAGTTAAAAAAAATTGGAAATGTGGAAAAGGCTGTTTGTTTTATTTTTGAATTGATTAtcaggaggttctgctggaactgtataaatcattagttaggccacaacttgtgtactgtgtgcagttctggtcacctcattacagaaaggatgtaattgcaccggagagggtacagaggtgatttacaaggatgttgccaggactggaagaatgcagctatgaggaaagattggataggcggagattaaaacagaaagtgctggaaatactcagcaggtctggcagcatctgtggagagagaagcagagttaacatttcaggtcagtgacctttcaacagaaatgtcaagtctgcttccctctccacagatgctgccagacctgctgagtatttccagcactttctgtttttatttcagatttccagcatgtgcagtattttgcttttagtttggatagagtggggttgttctccttggaacagaggaggctgaggagagattagattgagatgtacaaaattgtgaggggcctggatagagtggataggaagggcctacttaccttagcagtgaggtcagtgactagggggcatagatttaaagtgagtggtagaaagattagaggggagatgaggaaaagttttttcacccagagggtgcaggattctggaactcactgcctgtaagagtagtagaggcaagaaccctcaactCACTGAAAagttgtctggatatgcacctgaagagccgtagggctacggaccaaatgctggcaagTGGTATGAGGCTGGGCAGCTCATTTTTTGGCTggtatagacacgatgggccaagtggcctctttttgtgccgtaaactttctatgattctatgatgtggTACAGCTGGAAATTATTGCCCTTTTCAAGTTACACTGAGCCACTTCTCAGAACCAATGCattgttgacttttaactgccctctgagtgcCTTGCTGGGCCACTGGGATTGGAGCCATATGTAGGCTGGACTGCGTAAGAataacaggtttccttccctaatccAACAGCTTCAAGGTCACTTTCATTGAAACCAGCTTTTTTTACATTTCCAGATCTTTCTATAAACTGAATTCACTCTCTCAaactaccctggattattagtccagtagccTAACCACAACACGACCTTATCTATCTggtacagtcaagaatcatccaatgagaggtaatcttattgaaacatttaagatcctgaagggacttgacaggatggatgttgagAGGATATTTTCACTtatgggtgagtctagaactaagggatacagtttaaaaattaggggtctcccatttaagacagagaggaggagaaatattttgctctcaaagggtcatgagtctatgggatttgcttcctcagagagcagtgggggctgggtcattgaatatattcaaggctgagttagatagattcttgatagaaaaGGAAGTCAAGTgttattggggagggggggggggtggatgcagacaggaaagtggagctgagatcacattcagataagccatgatcttaaatGACAGAGCAGACTCGTATGCTCCAATGCATGTAGAGGTATGGTACCTCACTTAACATCAGAATACCGAGTCTAATTATCGCCCCTCACTGCCACTGCAGCCCAGATCAAACTCTGCCCAGACTGGACATCAAACCTGAAGCCTTGCTTATCGATAGTGCCCAGAACCAAACAGTGTCATACAGTAGGGCTTAATGCCACTCACTATGGCACAATACCAAACAATAGGGCACAGTACCACACAACATTGTGCACTTACCCACTGAGCCCCTTCGGCATTTAAATTCCTGATTCTCTTATGAGGTTGAAATGTACCCTTATGCCTCTAGAGGGTGCTGGTTTACAGAGGTCGTTCCTAAACTGACAGTGAccacctccttccccccctccttctcATCATCATCACCAGCAGGTTGACCCACCAAGTGTGCCCACCTGTCACTGGCCCCACCGTGCCGTGGCTGCGCATCACGTGGGGTTCGACGTGCAGCTGGACAAATAAATGCGTCCAGCGGCTGTCTATTTGAACCACGCCCAGTAAAAGCCTTTGTCGGGGAACAGGTTTCATAAGTCACCTTGAGATAAAatactatttttttaaaaaacgaaATTAAAATAGTTGATTACAAATTGATGGCAGAGCTGCAATATTAATCAATACAAACCCCTAACATCAGTTATAGTACATCAGATTCTAATCACATCTCAAAAACTTTCAGTATTCAAAAGACAATATATATAAGGAGTGATTTCAAATCTATCATCTGAAAATAGTTCAACTGGGTTTCTAAGGTCCTACAGCCTATCTCAAGCAGGATCTCGAAGGGCCTAAGTTTATCTATTAAACTTGTGGTAATGGTAGTTTAAAAGAAGTGGGGAGGATTGGTGAAGTTAAACCACATGTAAGGTATTGCAGAGGGGTGGGTCCTATAATATGTCTCAACTTGAATCAGCAGGGGAGAAACTTGACCAGGTTTTTCCACCCCTGATGTTCAGCGTCCCCTTCTGGGATGTGCACGGGTAAGGGCATCAGGTGAGTGCTCCCATGGTTGAACTGCCGGGGTAACAGCGAGATCTGCTGGCGCCAACAATCTTTGACCGATCTATATGTGGTCCTTGACGATTAAAAGAAAAGGAATGACAAGTTGGTTGAGGTATCAGAGGGTGAAACCACACCCCAATAAAGCCCTTCAGAAAGGGGGGGGGGCAGAATAATGAGTATGTGCAGTCGTGCATAATATTCAAATATATACACCAAGAAACACAAGGCGAGTTATTTTGCTAAATGAGAATGCACAGCATTCAAATGCATTGGTGAAACTGAATATTTTTCTGACGTCTAAATGTTCTAGCAACCCGCCTAATGCACCACGGAAATACGAGAAAAAAAAAGAGGCGGTGGCCAACACAATGCAAAGCCACCTTAAGAGAGGGCGGGCAGTGCCATTTTAAAAGTTGCAGAGTGGGAGGTGGGGTAAGTGGATGAGGAGTGAGTGTTTGCGCATGCTCGGTCCCTTGCTGTAATCTACATCCGCGCCCTTTCCTCTCCGGGGCTCGGAGTTCAGTTTCAGatagattttaaaaaaaatcaaagatttttttctttctttaacttaaaaggggggggggaaagacccCAAGAGGATGAAATGCATTAAATATGAAGCGAGGGGACAGCAGCAGTGCGGAAGCGGACGGGTGAAATTGTGAATTGAAGCGTTGGTTACAATTTGGATACTTTGTATCAAAGGGCCTGAAACGGATCACACAACGTTCCATTGAAACTCAACGTTCCATTGATCGGCGCCGCCGCCCGCAGACATCGCTGTGCTCGCCTTCTTTTGCCTTTATTTCACCTAGGGCAACCCGAAATTTGTGACCCTCTCCctaccccacctcccctccccctttttccttccctccctcttccccctcccctcccctctcccttccccaccccaccgCACCGAAGATGGGCAGCGCGTTTGCCAAGATATTCGGCAGCAAGGAGATGAGGATCCTGATGCTGGGCTTAGACGCGGCGGGCAAGACCACCATCCTGTACAAGCTGAAGCTGGGCCAGTCCGTCACCACCATCCCCACGGTGGGCTTCAACGTGGAGACGGTCACCTACAAGAACGTGAAGTTCAACGTGTGGGACGTCGGCGGCCAGGATAAGATCAGGCCGCTGTGGCGGCACTACTACACGGGCACGCAGGGGTTAATCTTCGTGGTGGACTGCGCCGACCGCGATCGCATCGACGAGGCCAAGCAGGAGCTGCACCGGATCATCAACGACCGCGAGATGAGGGATGCCATCATTCTGATCTTCGCCAACAAGCAGGATCTGCCTGATGCCATGAAGCCACACGAGATccaggagaagctggggttgaccaGGATCAGGGACAGGAATTGGTACGTGCAGCCGTCCTGCGCCACCTCGGGAGACGGACTCCATGAGGGACTCACCTGGCTAAATTCAAATTACAAATCCTAACTGCGGCAGAGAGAAGACGCCCGGGATTCTTCTCTGAGCCGACTCGGTTGGCTTGAACCTTTATAGAGAAATCCTAACTTGTACAAGACAcagaaaaaaaaaaagtttaatgaaAATGTAATTTGTTTTTCgcttggggagggagggggaaaagaggaatTTTCCAACTGGTTAATTGTGACCTCCAGGCTGTCTGATCAGTCGGGTCCAATCCAGCCCGGGGCTGAAAAGTTAACAGGGAAAAGCATAGAGAtttaaggaggagggaggggaggaagtcACCTACATACAACGGCTATGCAACGGTGGGAGAGATTCTGTCCACTCGGCTGTTTGGTGACACATCTCTATAATTACAATAGGCTGCTTGTTTTTTTTTCTGGTTTTCAATTGATTCATTATATGACATACACTTCCCTATCGTACTATGCAAGAGATATGTGTGTTTGAGCAATTTCAGTGGGAGATACTTGCTAATGCAGTCTCCCTACaagcccccccccactctccctcttctGATTTGTGATCTCCATAAATAAATCAAACCATTAATCTCTCGGATCTAAATTGTGATTCTCGACTGTAATTGACAGCAGTCTGGCTTGGGGTGTCTGGATGGCTAGCTTGAAGTTATTTTTGTAACAGATTTATATCAAATGAGTGTGTCTGCTAAGGGG of the Heterodontus francisci isolate sHetFra1 chromosome 40, sHetFra1.hap1, whole genome shotgun sequence genome contains:
- the LOC137353105 gene encoding ADP-ribosylation factor 6-like — encoded protein: MGSAFAKIFGSKEMRILMLGLDAAGKTTILYKLKLGQSVTTIPTVGFNVETVTYKNVKFNVWDVGGQDKIRPLWRHYYTGTQGLIFVVDCADRDRIDEAKQELHRIINDREMRDAIILIFANKQDLPDAMKPHEIQEKLGLTRIRDRNWYVQPSCATSGDGLHEGLTWLNSNYKS